In Syntrophorhabdales bacterium, a single window of DNA contains:
- a CDS encoding retropepsin-like aspartic protease — translation MRLWLAALLVVTVLTGTAFADVYYWTDEKGVQYYTTSLDSIPERYRPMAQLLSLSTAPPAPPDLPAPPAKKGSTTIPFVPGSPVLVSVKINGAGPITLILDTGADHTLISPSVLARLGVSAEAAYRGVLKGVTGTQYASAFWVSSLEVGEAAAGPLLVIAHDAGLKNADGLLGRDFLINFNVTIDPKERVVTFTPNN, via the coding sequence ATGCGACTTTGGCTGGCAGCGTTACTTGTGGTTACTGTCCTCACAGGGACGGCTTTCGCTGACGTGTACTACTGGACTGACGAGAAGGGGGTCCAGTATTACACCACAAGCCTCGACTCCATCCCGGAACGCTACCGACCTATGGCGCAGCTGCTTTCTCTGTCAACGGCTCCTCCCGCGCCGCCGGATTTGCCCGCCCCGCCCGCAAAGAAGGGCTCAACAACTATACCCTTCGTGCCGGGTTCGCCCGTCCTGGTGAGCGTTAAAATCAACGGCGCAGGGCCCATCACCCTGATCCTTGATACAGGCGCTGATCATACGCTTATCTCCCCGTCAGTCCTTGCGCGACTTGGTGTTTCTGCCGAGGCGGCGTACCGCGGAGTCCTGAAAGGCGTGACCGGGACTCAATACGCAAGCGCTTTCTGGGTTTCCTCGCTGGAGGTGGGCGAGGCAGCGGCAGGACCTCTTCTGGTTATTGCCCACGATGCGGGGCTTAAGAATGCAGACGGTCTTCTGGGTCGTGACTTTCTGATCAACTTCAACGTGACCATTGACCCGAAGGAACGTGTGGTTACATTTACTCCGAACAACTAA
- a CDS encoding VOC family protein yields MFKKIDHVEITPSDMERTIRFYTDIFGFTVKMRKKVDSPPLEEVCFMELGGTVLELVAVKNPAPPSKVPQVGYRMMAIEVEDMDKAVEYLKSKGVEISMPPVSLGPSKRGEIKDPDGLIIEIRQW; encoded by the coding sequence ATGTTCAAGAAGATCGATCACGTTGAAATTACCCCGAGTGACATGGAGCGGACCATACGTTTCTATACAGATATTTTCGGCTTTACGGTGAAGATGCGGAAGAAAGTAGACAGTCCGCCCCTTGAGGAAGTCTGTTTCATGGAATTGGGTGGCACAGTCCTGGAGCTGGTGGCTGTGAAGAATCCTGCACCGCCCTCAAAAGTGCCGCAGGTTGGCTACCGTATGATGGCAATCGAAGTGGAAGATATGGACAAGGCGGTAGAATACCTGAAGAGCAAAGGAGTGGAGATCTCCATGCCGCCTGTGAGTTTGGGTCCGTCGAAGCGCGGCGAGATAAAAGATCCCGACGGTCTCATCATCGAAATACGCCAGTGGTAG
- a CDS encoding cytochrome c peroxidase, whose protein sequence is MMHALKAGAAAAVILSIILAAAFVSAAGTDDAGSILARAKQVFGPLPEVIASQDNPVTPEKVALGKILFYETRVSVDGTVSCARCHPVGLYLADGLKKSIGNNSKVNPRNAPTLLNTAGQISAHWIGNRKNVEDQAKQALIGPPSFGMPSYEAAEKKLKEIVAYTVLFQQAFPGEKESVTADNFARAIGAYERTLVTPSRFDLFLKGNNASLTGPEQKGLQTFIQVGCGDCHSSPYVGGQMYQKFGVVEPYWKYTKSTDIDEGRYTVTKKEEDKYVFKVPLLRNVEKTAPYFHDGSVDHLRDAVWIMGRIQLAQDLAKTQVEEILTFLKTLTGTIPANALQIPILPASE, encoded by the coding sequence ATGATGCACGCACTAAAAGCAGGTGCTGCTGCGGCGGTGATCCTGTCGATTATTCTTGCCGCAGCTTTCGTCTCGGCGGCCGGTACCGATGACGCAGGGAGCATACTCGCCCGCGCAAAACAGGTCTTTGGTCCGCTTCCCGAAGTCATCGCATCCCAGGACAACCCGGTCACGCCTGAGAAAGTTGCTCTCGGAAAAATACTTTTTTATGAAACGAGGGTTTCTGTAGACGGTACGGTAAGCTGCGCGCGGTGCCACCCCGTGGGCCTGTATTTAGCCGACGGCCTCAAGAAATCAATTGGCAACAACAGCAAAGTCAACCCGAGGAACGCACCCACTCTTCTCAACACTGCCGGCCAGATATCGGCCCACTGGATCGGCAACAGGAAGAATGTTGAAGATCAGGCCAAGCAAGCGCTCATAGGGCCGCCCTCATTTGGCATGCCATCCTATGAAGCAGCCGAAAAGAAGCTCAAAGAGATCGTGGCATATACTGTCTTATTCCAACAAGCATTTCCAGGCGAAAAAGAGTCGGTGACCGCGGATAACTTCGCGAGAGCTATCGGTGCCTATGAAAGAACGCTCGTTACACCCTCCCGGTTCGACCTGTTCTTGAAGGGCAACAACGCAAGCCTGACCGGGCCGGAACAAAAAGGTCTTCAAACCTTCATCCAGGTGGGATGTGGCGATTGCCACTCAAGCCCTTATGTCGGCGGACAGATGTACCAGAAGTTCGGCGTCGTCGAACCCTACTGGAAGTATACGAAAAGCACGGATATCGATGAAGGACGATATACCGTGACAAAGAAAGAGGAGGACAAGTACGTCTTCAAGGTTCCTCTTCTGCGCAACGTTGAAAAAACCGCGCCCTATTTCCACGACGGGTCGGTCGATCACCTGCGCGATGCCGTCTGGATTATGGGCAGGATTCAGCTTGCGCAGGACCTTGCTAAGACACAGGTCGAGGAGATACTGACATTCCTCAAGACTCTCACCGGAACTATTCCTGCAAACGCCCTTCAGATCCCGATCCTGCCTGCGTCTGAGTAG